One stretch of Malus domestica chromosome 14, GDT2T_hap1 DNA includes these proteins:
- the LOC103430992 gene encoding uncharacterized protein, translating to MGEETSDAMNLDLNLGPGPDAGSMSNEPVNLDAWTEAPIRRIAEAMRRARQRRWPLPERRNISTLPERRNISMLPERRNISMELNELMVNSGNSSTLQPGEGSLTAEERTSDAPKTCDNNNGILENENSENKDDVEKGGGSDGSFFDCNICLDLARDPVVTCCGHLFCWPCIYRWLHVQDAKECPVCKGEVTMKNVTPIYGRGNNVREQDDDSNLKIPLRPHARRVESFRQTIQRSALSFPVEEMIRRLGNRFDLTRDVIHPSEPENTREAAERTNLLNRILTSRGLRREQNPVVLADDVVDLTQSNVTAVETRENRQLQSLLLRRTQSHRATLSSLSSALSSAERLVEAYYRNRNRNQEQQQPAPVDDRDSFSSIAAVINSESQLDTAVEIDSMVSLSTSSSRRRNDSSRVSDMDSGDSRAHRRRRLN from the coding sequence ATGGGTGAGGAGACGTCTGATGCAATGAACCTTGACCTGAATCTGGGTCCTGGTCCCGATGCTGGCTCAATGTCAAATGAACCTGTAAATTTGGATGCTTGGACTGAAGCGCCTATCCGCAGAATTGCGGAAGCTATGAGGAGGGCCCGGCAGAGGAGATGGCCGCTACCTGAAAGGCGGAATATTTCCACGCTACCTGAAAGGCGGAATATTTCCATGCTACCTGAAAGGCGGAATATTTCCATGGAGTTGAATGAATTGATGGTCAACTCTGGTAACTCAAGTACATTACAACCCGGTGAGGGTAGCCTTACAGCAGAAGAAAGAACAAGTGACGCACCCAAGACATGTGATAATAACAATGGGATTTTGGAAAATGAGAATTCTGAGAATAAGGATGATGTTGAAAAGGGCGGTGGCAGTGATGGGAGCTTTTTCGATTGTAATATTTGTTTGGACTTGGCTAGGGACCCTGTTGTGACTTGTTGTGGTCATTTGTTTTGTTGGCCATGCATTTACCGTTGGTTGCATGTGCAAGATGCAAAGGAATGCCCTGTTTGTAAGGGAGAGGTAACAATGAAGAATGTCACCCCAATCTATGGTCGTGGAAACAACGTGCGTGAGCAAGATGACGACTCAAATCTTAAGATCCCTCTTAGGCCTCATGCACGTCGGGTTGAAAGTTTTAGACAAACCATTCAGAGGAGTGCATTGAGTTTTCCGGTAGAGGAGATGATTCGCCGTCTTGGTAATAGATTTGATTTGACTCGGGATGTTATTCATCCATCAGAGCCTGAGAATACCCGGGAAGCAGCAGAAAGAACTAATTTGTTAAATAGGATTCTGACATCTCGAGGACTGCGCAGAGAGCAAAATCCAGTGGTACTTGCAGATGATGTTGTAGATTTAACGCAAAGCAACGTGACCGCTGTTGAAACAAGGGAAAACCGCCAACTTCAGTCCTTACTACTTAGAAGGACACAATCGCACAGAGCAACACTATCTTCTCTCTCGTCTGCATTGAGTTCTGCTGAAAGGTTAGTTGAGGCATATTATCGTAACCGTAATAGAAATCAAGAACAACAGCAGCCTGCACCAGTTGATGATAGAGATTCTTTCTCAAGTATTGCAGCTGTTATAAATTCAGAGAGCCAACTGGACACAGCTGTGGAAATTGATTCCATGGTTTCCCTTTCAACTTCATCTTCCAGAAGAAGAAATGATTCGTCAAGAGTTTCGGACATGGACAGTGGAGATTCTCGTGCCCACAGAAGAAGAAGACTTAACTGA